The Thomasclavelia ramosa DSM 1402 genome includes a region encoding these proteins:
- the hisH gene encoding imidazole glycerol phosphate synthase subunit HisH codes for MVVIIDYNIGNLSSVISALKRVGIEAVITRDKDIIRQAKAIVLPGVGAFPVAMNNLKKFDLIDVLNERKDAGIPILGICLGMQILFEKGYEVEETKGLGFLDGEVVFMDIDEKVPHMGWNQLHFNQNHPILKNIHENDDVYFVHSFMATCPNEQLIAYSDYGKTNITAIAAKDNVIGCQFHPEKSGAVGQKILLAFKEMIEC; via the coding sequence ATGGTAGTAATCATTGACTACAATATTGGTAATTTAAGTAGTGTTATTTCCGCTTTAAAAAGGGTCGGAATTGAAGCTGTAATTACTCGTGACAAAGATATTATTCGCCAAGCTAAAGCAATTGTATTACCTGGAGTAGGGGCTTTTCCGGTAGCTATGAATAATTTAAAAAAGTTTGATTTAATTGATGTTTTAAATGAACGAAAAGATGCTGGAATACCAATTTTGGGAATTTGTTTGGGAATGCAAATTTTATTTGAAAAAGGGTATGAAGTTGAAGAAACTAAAGGATTAGGTTTCCTGGATGGAGAAGTAGTCTTTATGGATATTGATGAAAAGGTTCCTCATATGGGTTGGAATCAATTACATTTCAACCAAAACCATCCAATTTTAAAAAATATTCATGAAAATGATGATGTCTATTTTGTTCATTCTTTTATGGCAACATGCCCAAATGAACAATTAATTGCTTATAGTGATTATGGTAAGACAAATATAACGGCAATTGCGGCTAAAGACAATGTGATTGGTTGCCAGTTCCATCCTGAAAAAAGTGGAGCTGTAGGACAAAAAATATTATTAGCGTTTAAGGAGATGATCGAATGTTAG
- a CDS encoding histidinol-phosphatase HisJ family protein produces the protein MRSIDYHMHTRFSGDSEADPREHVIQAIKMGLDEICFTDHRDFDYPIDVFDLDVEGYYQTIMALKKEFADKIIIKWGIEIGLDMNHQLEINNLINQYPFDFVIGSIHVIDHTEFYYGDFFKNLNKEQAHQAFFEETLRCVKNFDCFNVLGHLDYIMRYGPYEDKKVEHKKYQNIIDEIFKNLIIKNKGIEVNTSGYAVNQTCGFPNFEQVQRYYDLGGRIITIGTDSHTSDRVGQYVNDVKENLIKIGFEDVSTFTGRLKD, from the coding sequence ATGCGTTCCATTGACTATCATATGCACACTAGATTTTCAGGTGATAGTGAGGCTGATCCGCGTGAACATGTAATTCAAGCAATTAAAATGGGACTAGATGAGATTTGTTTTACTGATCATCGTGATTTCGATTACCCAATTGATGTTTTTGATCTAGATGTCGAAGGTTATTATCAAACAATTATGGCTTTAAAAAAAGAATTTGCAGATAAAATTATAATAAAATGGGGCATTGAAATAGGTCTAGATATGAATCATCAATTAGAGATTAATAATTTGATTAACCAGTATCCTTTTGATTTTGTAATTGGCTCAATTCATGTAATTGATCATACTGAATTTTATTATGGGGATTTTTTTAAAAATCTAAATAAAGAGCAAGCTCATCAGGCTTTCTTTGAAGAAACGCTAAGGTGCGTTAAAAATTTTGACTGTTTTAATGTTTTAGGACATTTAGATTACATTATGCGATACGGGCCTTATGAAGATAAAAAAGTTGAACATAAGAAATATCAGAATATAATTGATGAAATATTTAAAAATTTGATTATTAAAAATAAGGGGATTGAGGTAAATACTTCTGGATATGCAGTTAATCAGACTTGCGGCTTTCCAAATTTTGAACAAGTTCAACGTTATTATGATTTAGGAGGTCGTATTATTACTATTGGTACAGATAGTCATACAAGTGATCGAGTTGGTCAGTATGTCAATGACGTTAAAGAAAATTTAATTAAAATCGGCTTTGAGGATGTTAGTACATTTACAGGGCGTTTAAAGGATTAG
- the hisD gene encoding histidinol dehydrogenase produces the protein MLKIVDYKGNLEAVATKLDSRKESVNKEVNEAVLKIIEDINERGNKALYEYCLKFDGYQINDEKDLIVSEIEKEEALKQIDADYLRILERTKEQITEFHKNQIDKSWSLFKDNGVIMGQMVRPIERVALYVPGGTASYPSTVLMNAVPAKLAGVKDLVIITPVKEDGKVNPIIIAAAKVSGVDTIYKFGGAQGVAAIAHGTETIKKADKIVGPGNIFVATAKKLSYGLVDIDMVAGPSEVLVIADENANPKYIAADLMSQAEHDKLASALLVTTSRDLVAKVNGELVRQMAYLSRRDIIEESLVNYGGAIIVDNLNEAFDVSNYLAPEHLEVLVDNPVNMLPKIKNAGSIFLGEYSPEPLGDYMSGTNHVLPTGGTAKFYSALGVYDFVKYSSYSYYPKKVLGEFKEDVIKFAKSEGLDAHANSVAVRFEEE, from the coding sequence ATGTTAAAGATCGTTGATTATAAAGGCAATTTAGAAGCGGTAGCGACTAAATTAGACAGCCGTAAGGAAAGTGTTAATAAGGAAGTAAATGAGGCTGTATTAAAAATTATTGAAGATATTAATGAACGTGGAAATAAAGCATTATATGAGTATTGTTTAAAGTTTGATGGTTATCAAATTAATGATGAAAAAGATTTAATCGTTAGTGAGATAGAAAAAGAAGAAGCATTAAAACAAATAGATGCAGATTATCTACGTATCCTTGAAAGAACTAAAGAACAAATTACTGAATTTCATAAAAATCAAATTGATAAATCATGGTCTTTATTTAAAGATAATGGGGTAATCATGGGACAGATGGTGCGTCCAATTGAACGGGTGGCATTATATGTTCCTGGGGGAACCGCTAGTTATCCTTCTACAGTATTAATGAATGCTGTTCCAGCAAAGTTAGCGGGAGTTAAAGATTTAGTAATTATTACACCGGTAAAAGAAGATGGAAAAGTTAATCCGATTATTATTGCTGCAGCAAAAGTAAGTGGGGTCGATACAATCTATAAATTTGGTGGCGCTCAAGGGGTGGCTGCCATTGCTCATGGTACTGAAACAATAAAGAAAGCCGATAAAATCGTAGGTCCTGGAAATATTTTCGTTGCGACGGCTAAAAAACTTAGTTATGGACTTGTTGATATTGATATGGTTGCAGGCCCAAGTGAGGTATTGGTAATTGCAGATGAGAACGCTAATCCTAAATATATTGCTGCTGATTTAATGAGTCAGGCAGAACACGATAAACTGGCTAGTGCTTTATTAGTTACGACAAGTCGTGATTTAGTGGCTAAAGTAAATGGTGAATTAGTTCGCCAAATGGCTTATTTATCAAGAAGAGATATTATCGAAGAATCCTTGGTTAATTATGGTGGAGCAATCATTGTTGATAATTTGAATGAAGCATTTGATGTTTCCAACTATTTAGCACCAGAACATTTAGAAGTATTAGTAGATAATCCTGTAAATATGTTACCAAAAATTAAAAATGCCGGTTCTATTTTCTTAGGAGAATATTCACCGGAACCATTAGGCGATTATATGAGTGGAACTAACCATGTACTACCAACTGGAGGAACTGCTAAGTTTTATTCGGCATTAGGGGTATATGATTTTGTTAAATATTCATCTTATAGCTATTATCCTAAAAAAGTCTTAGGCGAATTCAAGGAAGATGTAATTAAATTTGCTAAAAGTGAAGGTTTAGATGCCCATGCAAATTCAGTAGCAGTAAGATTTGAGGAGGAATAG
- the hisF gene encoding imidazole glycerol phosphate synthase subunit HisF, which yields MLTKRIIPCLDIKNGKVVKGINFVELKDVGDPIELAKRYDQQCADEVVFLDITASYEERDIIKDIIERGASELTIPLAVGGGIRTLDDFRTILASGADKVSVNSAAIANPDLIKAAADEFGVQCVVVAIDAKKRDDDGYDVYVKGGRENTGIDLIEWVTKCEELGAGEILLTSMDADGTKAGYDIEMINAVCNAVDIPVIASGGCGSIQDIVDVFKKTNCDAALVASLFHFGEATVEDVRRELRKHDINVRRAM from the coding sequence ATGCTTACAAAACGGATAATACCTTGTTTGGATATAAAAAATGGTAAAGTTGTAAAAGGAATTAATTTTGTAGAATTGAAAGATGTTGGAGATCCCATTGAATTAGCTAAACGTTATGATCAGCAATGTGCTGATGAAGTAGTGTTTTTAGATATTACTGCAAGTTATGAAGAACGTGATATTATTAAAGATATTATTGAACGCGGGGCTAGTGAATTAACGATTCCTCTAGCTGTTGGCGGGGGAATCCGGACGCTTGATGATTTTCGAACGATCTTAGCTAGTGGAGCAGATAAAGTATCTGTTAATTCGGCAGCTATTGCAAACCCTGATTTAATAAAAGCGGCTGCTGATGAATTTGGGGTACAGTGTGTAGTCGTTGCAATCGATGCTAAAAAACGTGATGATGACGGTTATGATGTTTATGTAAAAGGTGGCCGTGAAAATACTGGAATTGATTTAATAGAATGGGTAACTAAATGTGAAGAATTGGGTGCTGGGGAAATTCTATTGACTTCAATGGATGCAGATGGAACCAAAGCGGGTTATGATATTGAAATGATCAATGCGGTATGTAATGCTGTTGATATCCCAGTAATTGCAAGTGGTGGTTGTGGCAGTATTCAAGATATTGTAGATGTCTTTAAAAAAACAAATTGTGATGCAGCTTTAGTGGCTTCATTATTTCATTTTGGTGAAGCAACTGTTGAAGATGTCCGCAGAGAATTAAGAAAACATGATATAAATGTAAGGAGAGCAATGTAA
- a CDS encoding ATP phosphoribosyltransferase regulatory subunit: protein MEEFKYLIPEESIDAIITNVSKLREIENSLRAIFAKNNYNEVLMPSFEYVDLYTQLDCGFEQEKMFQYINHEGKNVAMRCDFTIPLARFYSTNNYGDEEARYCYFGKVYRKETMHKGRSSEFFQGGVELINKPGIAGDKECLNMIQESLPHLGLKNILVEIGSARFFNRLCTLVGDKAVELTEILKYRDISEMKKFVADNEFDGQLNELLLKLPTAFGDITLLDTAIKGINDEILLKALERLKELYNSLDNKESIIFDLGMVPTMKYYTGLMIKGYSDKSAQPIISGGRYDDLLPRFNKNVGAIGFCYHMNHILKAIDKQGEGNND, encoded by the coding sequence ATGGAAGAATTTAAGTATTTAATACCGGAAGAAAGCATTGACGCAATTATTACTAATGTATCGAAATTACGAGAGATTGAAAATAGTTTAAGAGCTATCTTTGCAAAGAATAACTATAATGAAGTGTTAATGCCATCATTTGAGTATGTTGACTTATATACTCAATTAGATTGTGGTTTTGAACAAGAAAAAATGTTTCAGTACATTAATCATGAAGGTAAAAATGTTGCAATGCGCTGTGATTTTACAATTCCATTAGCACGTTTCTATTCAACAAACAATTATGGTGATGAAGAAGCACGTTATTGTTATTTTGGTAAAGTATACCGTAAGGAAACTATGCATAAAGGACGTTCCAGTGAGTTTTTTCAAGGTGGAGTTGAGTTGATCAACAAGCCTGGAATTGCTGGTGATAAAGAATGTTTAAACATGATTCAAGAGTCTTTACCACATCTTGGATTAAAAAATATTCTTGTAGAAATTGGTTCAGCACGTTTTTTTAATCGCCTATGCACACTGGTTGGTGATAAGGCAGTTGAATTAACAGAAATATTGAAGTATCGGGATATAAGTGAAATGAAAAAGTTTGTTGCCGATAATGAATTTGATGGGCAGTTAAATGAACTATTATTAAAATTGCCGACTGCTTTTGGTGATATCACTTTATTAGATACTGCAATCAAAGGAATAAATGATGAAATATTGTTAAAGGCTTTGGAAAGATTAAAAGAGTTATATAACTCTTTGGATAATAAAGAAAGTATCATTTTTGATTTAGGAATGGTGCCAACAATGAAATACTACACTGGCTTAATGATTAAAGGATATAGTGATAAAAGTGCGCAGCCAATCATTTCTGGGGGAAGATATGATGACTTATTACCAAGATTCAATAAAAATGTCGGTGCAATTGGATTTTGCTACCATATGAATCATATTTTAAAAGCGATTGATAAGCAGGGGGAAGGCAATAATGATTAA
- a CDS encoding PF20097 family protein has translation MKSPYCASEMILGYIYSGKNDICWTLDNEKNSWIINHPNKQQVILAKLNLIKGCRIKVFRCASCQIEIINEKEL, from the coding sequence ATGAAATCTCCATATTGTGCTAGCGAGATGATCCTTGGTTATATTTATTCGGGGAAAAATGATATTTGTTGGACTCTGGATAATGAAAAAAATAGCTGGATTATTAATCATCCAAATAAACAGCAGGTTATTTTAGCAAAATTAAATTTGATAAAAGGCTGTCGAATTAAAGTATTTAGATGTGCTAGCTGTCAAATAGAGATTATTAATGAAAAAGAGTTATAA
- the hisG gene encoding ATP phosphoribosyltransferase, translating into MIKIAITKGRIEKQVCKLLQEAGFDMEPIFNKDRELLIATKDGIEMIFGKANDVVTFLEHGIVDIGFVGKDTLDDVDFEDYYELLDLNIGKCYFAVAAYPEYRNKKFERRKKIASKYTKVAKKYFATKQEDVEIIKLEGSVELGPIVGISDAIVDIVETGSTLKANGLEVIEKISDISTRLVANKVSFKFKKDEIMNLVTKLETVTEGK; encoded by the coding sequence ATGATTAAAATAGCAATAACTAAAGGTAGAATTGAAAAGCAGGTCTGTAAGTTGTTACAAGAAGCGGGATTTGATATGGAACCAATTTTTAATAAGGATCGGGAATTATTAATTGCAACAAAAGATGGAATTGAAATGATTTTTGGTAAAGCCAATGATGTAGTAACTTTCTTAGAACACGGAATTGTCGATATTGGTTTTGTTGGTAAAGATACATTAGACGATGTTGATTTTGAAGATTATTATGAATTATTGGATTTAAATATAGGTAAATGTTACTTTGCTGTAGCGGCTTATCCAGAGTATCGTAACAAGAAATTTGAACGGCGTAAAAAAATTGCAAGTAAATATACTAAAGTAGCAAAAAAATATTTTGCAACAAAACAAGAAGATGTTGAAATCATTAAATTAGAAGGATCTGTAGAATTGGGACCAATCGTGGGAATCAGTGACGCAATTGTGGATATTGTAGAAACGGGGTCGACTTTAAAAGCAAATGGCTTAGAAGTGATTGAAAAAATTAGTGATATTTCAACTAGATTAGTGGCCAACAAAGTTAGTTTTAAGTTTAAAAAAGATGAAATTATGAATTTGGTTACTAAATTAGAAACTGTTACGGAGGGAAAATAA
- the hisB gene encoding imidazoleglycerol-phosphate dehydratase HisB — MRIGKIERETKETKILVQLDLDGEGKSEISTGIGFFDHMLTLFAFHGGFDLIVKCEGDLEVDTHHTVEDIGIALGTCLKEALGNKLGIKRYGAFTIPMDETLVTTNLDISGRPFLVYNVNLTCERIGTFETEMTEEFFRALAFNSLITLHINEQYGTNNHHIVEAIFKSLGRALKEAVSIDEANKDKVVSSKGVL; from the coding sequence ATGAGAATTGGAAAGATTGAACGTGAAACAAAAGAAACGAAAATTCTTGTGCAATTAGATTTAGATGGAGAAGGTAAAAGTGAAATTAGTACTGGAATCGGATTCTTTGATCATATGTTAACACTATTTGCTTTTCATGGAGGTTTTGATTTAATCGTTAAATGCGAAGGTGACTTAGAAGTTGATACTCATCATACAGTAGAAGATATTGGAATTGCTTTAGGAACTTGTTTAAAAGAAGCGCTTGGCAATAAACTCGGGATTAAAAGATATGGAGCTTTTACTATTCCGATGGATGAAACGCTAGTAACAACCAATTTAGATATTAGTGGGCGTCCTTTCTTAGTTTATAATGTTAATCTAACTTGTGAAAGAATTGGCACATTTGAAACAGAAATGACGGAAGAATTTTTTCGGGCATTGGCATTTAATTCACTGATTACTTTACATATTAATGAACAGTATGGAACTAATAATCATCATATTGTTGAAGCTATATTTAAAAGTTTAGGAAGAGCTTTAAAAGAAGCGGTTAGTATTGATGAAGCTAACAAAGATAAAGTTGTTTCATCAAAAGGAGTCTTATAA
- a CDS encoding sporulation initiation factor Spo0A C-terminal domain-containing protein produces the protein MKQYYIYILEEDEEISAELIDHLSNNNNIWIEAVNNLQSTNHSEVKLEHNITTILKQVGIPAHLKGYMYLRTAILMVYSDIELLGQITKRLYPNIARQYSTTASRVEKAIRHAIENSWNQGDKRKINTIIRAAPDSLKGKPTNSEFIALIADKLKIKNRYAFESR, from the coding sequence ATGAAACAATACTACATATATATTTTAGAAGAAGATGAAGAAATATCTGCTGAACTGATTGATCATTTATCAAACAATAATAACATTTGGATAGAAGCAGTCAATAATCTTCAGTCCACAAATCATAGTGAAGTTAAACTTGAACATAATATTACAACAATTCTAAAGCAGGTTGGCATTCCGGCTCACTTGAAAGGCTACATGTATTTAAGAACTGCTATTTTAATGGTATACTCTGATATCGAATTATTAGGTCAAATAACAAAAAGACTTTATCCAAATATTGCTCGCCAATACAGTACGACAGCCTCAAGAGTTGAAAAAGCAATTCGTCATGCAATTGAAAACAGTTGGAATCAAGGTGACAAAAGAAAAATTAATACCATTATTAGGGCCGCCCCAGATTCTCTTAAAGGAAAACCAACAAATTCTGAATTTATTGCTTTAATTGCAGATAAACTCAAAATAAAAAATCGTTATGCATTTGAAAGCAGATAA
- a CDS encoding sporulation initiation factor Spo0A C-terminal domain-containing protein, whose product MILPKDQMIEKNSRDKNIFIMKRLYEIFLSIGAPNHLNGFGYLVSAIKRSCSDIEILTEITKELYPSVAREYSTTSSRVEQSIRHIIKVIWSNGNLVELEKMFGYRAKHRPCNSEFISMVTDRLLSEYKIYNE is encoded by the coding sequence GTGATCTTACCAAAGGATCAAATGATAGAAAAGAATAGTAGAGATAAAAATATATTTATAATGAAACGACTATATGAAATATTTTTATCGATAGGTGCACCAAATCATTTAAACGGATTTGGTTATTTAGTTTCAGCAATAAAACGTTCATGCAGTGATATTGAAATTTTGACAGAAATTACAAAAGAATTATACCCAAGTGTAGCAAGAGAGTATTCTACAACTTCGTCACGGGTGGAACAATCAATCCGACATATAATCAAGGTTATTTGGTCAAACGGTAATCTTGTAGAGTTAGAAAAAATGTTTGGTTATCGAGCTAAACATCGACCTTGTAATTCAGAATTTATTTCAATGGTAACTGATCGACTGTTGTCAGAATATAAAATATATAATGAGTAA
- the hisIE gene encoding bifunctional phosphoribosyl-AMP cyclohydrolase/phosphoribosyl-ATP diphosphatase HisIE — translation MKPDFTKMELIPAIVQDYKTNEVLMLAYVNEEAYQRMLETNQTCFFSRSRNELWHKGETSGHFQNIKGMYLDCDLDTLLIFVEQIGAACHTGAYSCFFNEIMAYDNTNIFRSLSNLIENRKQNPVEKSYTNYLLDQGVDKICKKVGEEASETIIAAKNDDKEELIGEISDLFYHVFVLMNNQGVTLDDIENKLKDRHKITGNKKDFHTKGDY, via the coding sequence ATGAAACCAGATTTTACAAAAATGGAGTTGATTCCTGCTATTGTTCAGGACTATAAAACAAATGAAGTTTTGATGTTAGCTTATGTCAACGAAGAAGCATATCAAAGAATGTTAGAAACAAATCAAACTTGTTTTTTTTCAAGAAGTAGGAATGAACTATGGCATAAAGGTGAAACATCAGGTCATTTTCAAAATATTAAAGGGATGTATTTAGATTGTGATTTAGATACACTGTTAATTTTTGTTGAACAAATTGGAGCAGCATGTCACACTGGAGCGTACTCTTGTTTCTTTAATGAAATAATGGCTTATGATAATACTAATATTTTTAGAAGTCTATCAAATCTAATTGAAAATCGGAAACAAAACCCAGTTGAAAAATCATATACTAATTACTTATTAGATCAAGGTGTTGATAAAATTTGTAAAAAAGTAGGTGAAGAAGCAAGTGAAACGATTATCGCGGCTAAAAATGATGATAAGGAAGAATTAATCGGTGAAATCAGTGATTTATTTTATCATGTTTTTGTTTTAATGAATAATCAAGGGGTAACACTTGACGATATTGAAAATAAGTTAAAAGATCGTCATAAAATAACTGGAAATAAGAAAGATTTTCATACTAAAGGAGACTATTAA
- a CDS encoding cation diffusion facilitator family transporter has product MFKFISKKIIKNYNDYNNPKVREQYGMLCSIVSIACNIVLVIFKLTMGAITHSIAIQADGLNNLSDVGSNLASLFGFKLANRHPDSEHPYGHGRIEYVAGLIIAFLILLVGFQALKDSIFKIIAPEKVTFTIVAVVILIVSILIKLWMAMFNRTVSKNINSATLMAASQDSLNDVMATSATLISLILSLYTDLPVDGIMGAVVSIIVLKAGIDIFKDTVDPLLGMAPDKELINEIEEYILSYPEALGIHDLMMHDYGPGRKFLTLHVEVDCNDNIMAVHDAMDLIERSMLEKYHILTTIHMDPVDTNDALTNELKQVVLGVVKGINKEYSIHDFRIVTGPTHTNLIFDVMIPSNDEIKHKVLKEEINTKLRAINPNYYTVMQIEHSFI; this is encoded by the coding sequence ATGTTTAAATTTATATCTAAAAAAATCATTAAGAATTATAATGATTATAATAACCCTAAAGTAAGAGAACAGTATGGCATGCTTTGTTCAATCGTTTCGATTGCCTGCAATATTGTTTTAGTAATTTTTAAACTTACAATGGGGGCTATTACTCATAGTATTGCCATTCAGGCTGATGGGTTGAATAACCTTTCAGATGTTGGTAGTAATTTAGCTTCATTATTTGGTTTTAAATTAGCTAATCGTCATCCTGATTCAGAGCATCCTTATGGTCATGGTAGAATTGAATATGTAGCTGGTCTAATAATCGCTTTTTTAATTTTATTAGTTGGTTTTCAAGCTTTAAAAGATTCTATTTTTAAGATCATTGCTCCTGAAAAAGTAACTTTTACAATCGTAGCTGTAGTTATTTTAATTGTTTCAATTTTAATTAAATTATGGATGGCAATGTTTAATCGAACGGTTTCTAAAAATATTAATTCTGCTACCTTAATGGCTGCCAGTCAAGATAGTTTAAACGATGTGATGGCGACATCAGCGACTTTAATTTCATTAATTTTATCCCTTTATACTGATTTACCAGTAGATGGGATAATGGGAGCTGTTGTATCAATTATTGTTTTAAAAGCAGGAATTGATATCTTTAAAGATACTGTTGATCCTTTATTGGGGATGGCACCTGATAAGGAATTGATTAATGAAATCGAAGAATATATTCTTTCTTATCCAGAAGCTTTAGGAATCCATGATTTAATGATGCACGATTATGGACCGGGTAGAAAATTTTTAACTTTGCATGTTGAAGTTGATTGTAATGATAATATTATGGCAGTTCATGATGCGATGGACTTGATTGAGCGTTCAATGTTGGAGAAATATCATATCCTGACAACGATTCATATGGATCCAGTAGACACAAATGATGCTCTAACAAATGAATTAAAACAAGTAGTCTTAGGAGTTGTCAAAGGAATTAACAAAGAATACAGTATTCACGATTTTAGAATTGTTACTGGACCAACACATACAAATTTAATTTTTGACGTTATGATTCCTTCAAATGATGAAATTAAACATAAAGTTTTAAAAGAAGAAATCAATACGAAACTACGTGCAATTAACCCTAATTACTATACGGTTATGCAAATTGAACATAGTTTTATTTAA
- a CDS encoding DUF6431 domain-containing protein — MIIISNDTVYLKKEFTQETYDQALIRVDMKGLECDCGSNGKLVKIGYYQRYYKTSTRKICIQIQRVMCKHCGRTHALFVECMVPSSMLLVTTQIELLRSYYNHRLEEFLMVYPTIERSNAFYVVKNYEKKWSKILKLTGLSLMDEEKKIIKVFIKKYQMQFMQMRSYSKIVSQLRLSEKLS; from the coding sequence ATGATTATAATTTCAAATGATACAGTATATTTAAAAAAGGAATTCACACAAGAAACATATGATCAAGCACTGATACGGGTTGATATGAAGGGGCTTGAATGTGACTGTGGCAGCAATGGTAAACTAGTTAAAATTGGCTATTATCAAAGGTATTATAAAACATCCACGCGAAAAATATGTATTCAAATTCAACGAGTGATGTGTAAACATTGCGGTAGAACACATGCGCTTTTTGTAGAATGTATGGTTCCTTCGTCAATGTTACTAGTAACAACTCAAATTGAATTGTTGCGTTCATATTATAATCATAGACTTGAAGAATTTTTGATGGTATATCCAACCATTGAACGTTCTAATGCTTTTTATGTAGTTAAAAATTATGAAAAAAAATGGTCGAAAATTTTGAAATTAACAGGTCTTTCGTTAATGGATGAAGAAAAGAAGATAATAAAAGTATTTATAAAAAAATATCAAATGCAATTTATGCAGATGAGATCATACTCAAAAATAGTATCTCAATTACGGCTAAGTGAAAAGCTTAGCTAA
- a CDS encoding helix-turn-helix domain-containing protein, with protein sequence MNEYGHIIMNIEQILKNKGISKNKICKELDIPRPNFNRYCKNSFQRIDANLICKLCYYLECNIEELVTYIPPQETK encoded by the coding sequence ATGAATGAATATGGACATATAATAATGAATATAGAGCAGATTTTAAAAAATAAAGGAATAAGCAAAAATAAAATATGCAAAGAATTGGATATACCTCGACCTAATTTTAATCGATATTGCAAAAATTCTTTTCAAAGGATCGATGCAAATCTTATTTGTAAACTATGTTATTATCTTGAGTGTAACATAGAAGAATTAGTTACTTATATTCCGCCTCAAGAAACTAAATAA
- the hisA gene encoding 1-(5-phosphoribosyl)-5-[(5-phosphoribosylamino)methylideneamino]imidazole-4-carboxamide isomerase, which translates to MLVIPAIDLKDGQAVRLFKGDYNQKTVYSNEPAKLAKAFEEMGAKLLHVVDLDGAKDGECINLETIKKIKQNTSMQVELGGGIRNIETVALYLDEVGIDRVILGTAAINDPEFLKSAINTYGPEKIVVGVDVKDGFVSTSGWLKISNVPYLEFIKELEKLGVKYIVATDISKDGTLQGPNFDMYEQIARTSTINFVVSGGIKDAQNIKDVASKNYYACIVGKAYYEGKVDLKEVITCLQNG; encoded by the coding sequence ATGTTAGTTATTCCAGCAATAGATTTAAAAGATGGTCAAGCCGTTAGATTGTTTAAAGGTGATTATAATCAAAAAACAGTATATAGTAATGAACCGGCAAAATTAGCTAAAGCTTTTGAAGAAATGGGCGCTAAATTGCTTCATGTCGTTGATTTAGATGGTGCTAAAGATGGTGAATGTATTAATCTTGAAACAATTAAAAAAATAAAACAAAATACTTCAATGCAAGTAGAACTTGGTGGGGGGATTAGAAATATTGAAACAGTTGCTTTATATTTAGATGAAGTAGGAATAGATCGGGTAATTTTAGGAACTGCTGCAATTAATGATCCAGAGTTTTTAAAAAGTGCTATTAATACCTATGGTCCTGAAAAAATTGTCGTAGGAGTTGATGTTAAAGATGGCTTTGTTTCAACTTCAGGCTGGTTAAAAATCAGTAACGTGCCATACTTGGAGTTTATCAAAGAGTTAGAGAAGTTAGGGGTTAAATACATTGTTGCTACAGATATTAGTAAAGATGGAACATTACAAGGTCCTAACTTTGATATGTATGAACAGATCGCTAGAACTTCTACTATTAACTTTGTTGTTTCAGGGGGCATTAAAGATGCTCAAAATATTAAAGATGTAGCTAGTAAGAACTATTATGCATGTATTGTTGGTAAGGCTTATTATGAGGGTAAAGTAGATCTCAAGGAGGTTATTACATGCTTACAAAACGGATAA